The following is a genomic window from Nymphaea colorata isolate Beijing-Zhang1983 chromosome 3, ASM883128v2, whole genome shotgun sequence.
CATGGGacgtttctttcctttccttgcGATCACAATGATGGCTGCAATGGCTCTGGCAGCCGCCGCTTATCCTTATAAACCCTCTGGCTTCGTTCCAGTACCCCGTGTGGAGAAGGACGGCCATGTTCAGTACATGGGCGAATTTGCTGTGAAAAGGTAAAATGAACGGAATCATGCATACCTCAAGTTCATTCAAGTCACGGAAGCTCAAGTACTGGATCGCGGCACCGAGCACTATACATACAAACTGGTGATTGAGGCACACTAAGCAAATAATTGAGCAGCACGTAATTTATGAATAAACTTTTTATTGATGAGCACcaattttaaaatgaataaaaattgtGGAACTCTGTGGTCAGCTGCTCACCCATGCCCGCATGTCTAGCTTCCCCTGGCTGATATGATATAATTTCAGAAACCATGGTATGGTTAAAAATTAGAAGAATGAGAAATATAATATTATGGCTCGGTGATACCCAAGCTTGACATCTCCAAAGCTTATCTTCCAAGATGGTTATGGTCTTTTTATGCCTTGGCTATTTACGGGAGGGACGGAGCTTACTtgcggatgtcactttttttGAGTCCAACCCTTATTTCTCGAAACTTATACCTTGGCTATTAATGGGATGGCTATTAATGGGAGGAAGGAAGCTTAGTTATAAATGTCACCTTTTTTGAGTCTAGCCCGAACTTTTATCTCTGCTAGAAACTTATAATGGTAAAAAACTTGAACGGTTAGAGTTGAACCAGCTTGACTTAGATCAACCACGTAAAAGTCCCACCTAGAAAAGTAGTCTCAGAAGGAGTCGGAATAAATTTCCTtatatgtttgatagcctcataGATCAGATGTTTCTACCATAAATCCAAGGAGATCATAGAACCACAGATCGGTCGTTCACCCCCACTCCCTTGACTGCAAGTTCACAATGCAACGCGAGTCTTAGAACCATAGTTGCTAAATCCGTTGCCTGCTTAGTTAGCCTGTGGTTTTGACATAATGTCgattaaatatcatatttggaGAGGTTATCAAACGTATCTTAGCAAACAAAGAAGCAAAAGGTTATCAAACGTATCTTAGCAAACAAAGAAGCAAAAGGGTTTTGCAGCAAGGGAGGAAGgaagggcagagagagagagagcccacaAAATAGAATTCATTGAAGACAAAAGTAGTGACAATGCCTCACCAAACAACAAGTAATAAagacaacaaatgaaaaatagcaaaaaaacaagagcaaaaaaaaaaatgcagaaacgAAAATTAGAGcacgaacaaaaaaacaagaggaATTGCAGCCATCAGTCGCAAGTTGCAGGTAGCTTTCATGACGTCCTGGGTAGATATATGATGGATCTTGGTATTTCCTCGATAGTGGTTTCAGACTTTTAGTAAactgtttttcatattttctgacTGGAGATTACCTCCTGTCCTCTTCCTTCTATGCTgttatttttgcatgtttaaatatttttgtgtgcTCATGTGCGGAATTATATTCGAGATGCTCCATTCGATCCTGATCGTTGGCTTGCCCCTGGTGAACGTACCTGGCGCCCTGTTCCTTGTAAATGTGGCGTCGATTCTCGTGAAGTTCCACTTACACATCCTACCGATGTTGAGAATAGTGCAATTTAAATTGGTGTTACTTGTGGTCTTAGTTATAGGTGGCTGTGCTCGAAAACAATATCGGACTGTCTGGAGGCACTGATAGGAGCATATTATGTGAGCGGTGGTCTGGAAGCTGCACGCTTGTTCATGACATGGGTTGGTATTGATTGTGAACATGATCAAGCTTTGGTTGAGGAAGCCATTAAGGCGGCATTAGAATTTAGTTATGCCATAGAAGATAAAAATATTGCTTCTCTGGAGTCGAAGCTTGGGTACAAATTCTTGAATAAAGGTCTTATTGGAAGCCATCACTCATGCATCTCAGCAAGAAACAAGCTCGGGCTGTTGCTATCAGGTATTAAGGGTGATTATTACCGTATTGGTCATATTTTAGATAAATCTTGGTGGAGATGTAGTCCTTATAATGTCGATGGATGCAGCCAGGGGTGTTAATTGGATGGTAATGGTCCTGAAATTTCGCCTTTTTGGCTGCATTCGATATGTTCGTGAATTTAATCTCCTCAGGGTTTAgcttatccaaatccaatctctTGACACCCACAGCAGCAGTGcgtgaaatttttttgtttgttttgtaatgtggatgtctctctctctctctgtcccctctctctctctctcgctctcgctttTTATGGGCCTGGTGCTGCTTACGAGTTATTGGAAGGGGACTTCTGTAAACATTTTTGTCCCTTGTATTATGCTGCTATCCCAGAGTTAAGGATGTCATGCACATGAAGCAGCTTTGCTATCATCCAGCATGAGAGCCCTAGGGGCAGAGCTCTCATAGcacatctcatctttctttacTTTGGGATATgaaatttaatataatattcACTGCATATTATAGGACTTTCAATTTAACATCTTAATCTTCTTGTAAAATTTCAGGGACTTGAGTTTCTTGGTGATTCTGTGTTGGATCTTTTGGTCACATGGCATCTCTTTGAAAGCAATAACGGCATCGATCAAGGGGAATTGATGATAAACTGTAGTCTCAAAGTCATCAAATCAACGTAGAAGAAAATTAGGCCCTGTTGATTCTCTGTCAGGTACTATGATAAAGCAAGAAGACGATTTTATTTCTTACAGCATTCAACTGGGTGCAACACCATTCCATGACAGGGCTGCTTATTTGGGTAGTACAATGgctgaaaaataatattataacaTGCTGAGCATCATcttaatatatatgtgttcaCAGGGGCATAAAGTAACCCAAGTTGAGGACGGGGGGCTGGCCAGGTGCAGACAGATCTTGGAACACTTCGCTCTTGAAAGACTTGACAGCGAAGCCATCATGAACCTGAATCACCAACTTGTATGTGTAGTGCTCCGTGCCGCGATCAAGTACTTGTGCTTCTGTCACCTGAATGAACTCGAGGTAAGCCTTAGTCTGCTCATTATACCTTGTAACAGCAAACTTGCCCAAGTACTGGACATGGCTGTCCTTCTCCACATTAGGAATGGTAACCCAACCAGAAGGTTCGTAGGGGCGGGCAATGGCTACAAAGGCCATGGCTGCCATCACAGCGATCacgaggaaagaagagaaacgTGCCATAGGTAGCTTACTAGCAGAGACAACTTTTCTAAAACAAGGCCGGGGCAGTTAGCTCTGCTGCTGATCTTACAGGAAGTAAGTTGACGGAGGAATCGATGGTGAGTGGCACCGATGAACGTCTCCTATATATAGAAGGAAAGGCAATGTGCACGTAACGCTGTTTGGCTAAGGGACTGCCATTGGAGAAAACTTGTGTCTGCAAGTTGCTTTCAAGGAAAAGCATGCGGCCTTTGAACCGAAAAGTCCACAGAGTGCAACTTCATATACATATCTGCACAAGCACTTTATTCTTATTCAAACATagacttgttcaaaagtgatgCCGGGTAGGATGAGCATCATGGCCAAGTCAAAACTGATCTTTATGTGGTTGTCCATCTAAATGTCAATTAATGCACATCGACTTCTACCAAACCTTTAATTCCACATCAATTAACAAGGATTCACTTTGCATTTGGCATAATATTCTGGAAACAAGTACGGCTAATCAAGACTCATTGTCATCCATGCATTGTTTCAGTGAACTATATATCCTTTTCATGATCAAGAAAAAACACTGAAGAGAGGATTGAATTGATCCACTGCCGCAAGTATGTGGCCATAGTTCAATACGGATTCTCACAAAATAAACGagaaattttgttaaaaagtcATTATTTTCATGCTTAGATGTGCCTTTTAAGCAAGAAAAGATGTAAAAATGTCTAAGAGATACCAGCTTTATATATGTTtgctatttttaaaaaaatctaaaatgaacaaaagagttttaaaatagttttttaaggCGTTTTTCAAGCtcttttaatgccaaactgatTTTTCCATCATCTAATTGTTCCTTATTTTgtatgttgtcttattagtttctcttttatttaattcttctccaactttgctatttttgaaatgtgaaaaaGGAATTTGTGACTACGTCGCCGTCCTATATGCCCTCTAAAAAGGCTTATTGAGTGTGAAGATGACCAGGTAAttgattatcataattcaagCAACTAAATGTGACTTCAAAAGCAGTCCCCAATCGATAATCTACTTGGGGAGGAGCTTACCTTGAAATCGTCACACTATGAAAGTAGATGCATACAAATCACTGATCAGCAGGTATTATTCTTATGACTTTATATCACGGGAacaatatacacacacacacacacacacacacacatatatatatatatatatatatatatatatatatatatatatatatatatatagagagagagagagagagagagagagagggagagagagaaaaagagtgataaaatgagaatctatatcaaaatttgaggacaagaagtcccataattataataacaaacTGCAAGATAGAAGTaaaaagacgaaatatacaatacaactcATAGAAAAGCGAAATAAGAGGGGTGGGGGGAGTAGAAAGACGGAACGACACCATCACCGGATTCACCCCGCTGCAGAAAGAGGACACTACCACAGTTGAATGGCAAAATGGATATCCCCCTGCACATGACAAGCCACAAACTCCAGCGAAGAGAAGATGCCCCTGAAGGCTCCGTTGTTGTGCTCCTCTCAAATGCGCCACCAAattgaaatgagccacaacctccaaacacgaccTCAGGAAACAGACAAGTGGGAGGAAtgacagaagaagaaaagaagacgaatgaAGGGTGAGTATAGAAGATTACTAACAAGGAAAGGCTAGACAGAAGCAAAAACACTAAAGAAGAAATGACAAGAGGTAAAAAAGTGGACCGAGACTCAGTCGCGGTGAGACAGAACGGGCACTGATTAGCTAAACTGATGCCAAGATACTgcaagtggtcaaaagtgttgatgtggccaGCAATAAGAAGCCAAATCAAAGCAATGACACATGGAGAAAGGCCAGGGGACAAAAGGGATCGAGGTGGGAGCGATGCCACAGAAGAACCAAAAGAAGCCAggtagcaaaaagaaaaagtgaaactacaGGAAGGTGAAAAAGATCAGGATGAGGATGCAAACGATAGGAGGTCAGCAAGGCAGAGGAAGAGCAACAGGCAGGTCGCACCAAAAATGAAAGGGAGAGGTGTGAGAGATGGAACTACTCCAAATACTAGGGGATGACAGGTCAAATTTGAAGCAAATGAATAGGATGATGGGAAAGTACTCAGTTGCCAGACGCCACTGCCAAGAACACATACGTGATTCACAAGCCTGACTAAGATTGATAACCCTAGTACTCCCAAGAAGACGCGAAAAGACAACCATATCCCAACGCGCAATGCGATCCGAACGCCGATCACTATCCCATATGAAATTACGAATGATTTTGTTAAACCTATTCAGAACAACAACATGAGGTCGAAAGACAGCCAGAGCATGGAGGAGGATAGATGAAAGACAATGTTTAGCAAGAGTAATATGACCGGGGAGAGAAAACAGCTTTCTctgccaacactgaaggcgatcAACAAGCTTATGCTCCACTCCATCCGAAAAGGAGGGTGCAAGAAGCGACAATGTAATCTGAAAACCAAATAGTCCATAGGCAGACCAAAAGCCTTACTCCCAAAACAAACTTCTGCAAGAAGTATCGTGATAGGATCTGCGTGTATGAGGGAAAGGTGACACTTAgaggaattaatagaaagacccgagatgagctaaaaaacccgaaggatgagccaaCTTCTCACAATCTGTTGTCAAGAAGCAGTGCAAACAGGAAAAAGACGTCAACATACTGAAGGGTAGAGAAGACCTGTAAGTGGGGGAGTAAATGCGGTGTGAGGAAGACAACGACCGTAACGTGATGAAATAAAGCACAAAAGCAATCGACaactaagttgaaaagcaaaaaagataaTAGACAACCTTAATGAAGGCCACAATCGAGACAAAAGAAATCACCACACAACCCATTGAAGAAGACCGCAAGCTGGACCACAGTGAAAAACGAAAAGATCCACTATTTAAACGATAAACTAAAAGCAAGGCAGGTGAGAAGGTCAGAAATGAACTCCCAACTAATTCAATCAAAggccttagagatgtccaacttaaagatgaaggaaggaagacaCAGACAGTATAGGGAATAAACAACCTCATTGGCCAGGACAACCACATCATGCGAACGCCGACTCTTGATGAATGCAACTTGGAAGGGGTTAATGATAGAAGGTACAACAGACGCAAACCATAAGAAAAacaacttagcaataatcttgtaaggtgtgcctaagatggagatcgggcgaaagtggGTGACGTCTATAGGGTTAGGACGCTTAGGCACCAAGACATAGGTGGTTCGATTAAATTCCTTAAGAAAGAcggagttggaggcaaactcatCACAAAACGCAAACACATCAACACTACAAGCCTCCCAAAATGTGCGAAAAAATTCAATAGGGAAACCATCAATGCCTGGCGCATTAACAGAGCCAAGGACCCAGACAACGTTTTTGATCTCTTGGTGCAAGAAGGACCGCTCAAAAGAGATCACACACGagatagagaggaagaagaggtgAAAGTACGACAACGAGGCACAGAAGCGAAGAGGCTTAGAGTAGAAATCTCGAAAATGAGCAGTCAAAGCTGGGAgaatgtcatcaccaagaaaaaccttgtgTCCAATAACCATGGAATGGAGTAACGTCTGGCTTTGAGAGGTGGCCAAGTGAAAGAATCTAGAATTCTGGTTTGCATATGAACGCCAACCCAACCTAGAACGCTGCTGCCAATGGATGAACTCTAT
Proteins encoded in this region:
- the LOC126409965 gene encoding uncharacterized protein LOC126409965 — encoded protein: MARFSSFLVIAVMAAMAFVAIARPYEPSGWVTIPNVEKDSHVQYLGKFAVTRYNEQTKAYLEFIQVTEAQVLDRGTEHYTYKLVIQVHDGYAVKFFKSEVFQDLSAPGQPPVLNLGYFIPSY